A window of Theropithecus gelada isolate Dixy chromosome 8, Tgel_1.0, whole genome shotgun sequence genomic DNA:
CTGACCTCCATAACATGAGAGTTCATTGTTGTCTTAGGCTCAGGAGGGTGGGGAGAACGTTGGCTGAATAAATTATCTCCTCATGCTAGTATGCCTTTGAGAATAGTTAAAACCCGCCATCTGCAAGCACTGAGGGTTCTCTAGAGTTATTCTGACATTGGGACAAGAAGTCTTTAGAACCTGGTGACAAAGGAGCCATCAGAAGACCTGAAGAAGAACCTGAGACTGTGGACAAATACAGGGGCTCAAAATAAAACCCATTTCTAAACAGGAAGCCAGAGGAGATGGCTATGTTTGTTCTATGAACTTTCTTGCAAGCCTCCTCACAATCACCTCTACTCAGATGCCCTGTGTATCAgcttgttttcacactgctaataaagacatactgagaTTGactaatttataaggaaaaagaggtttaatggactcatggtTCCACGTGGcgggggaggcttcacaatcatggaggaaagcaaaaggcacgtcttacatggtggcagacaagagacaatgagagccaagtgaaaggggaaatcccatataaaaccatcagatctcatgaaacttattcactaccacgggAACAGTATGGGgtaaaccactcccatgattgaattatctcccagtgggtccctcccacaacatgtgggaattatgggagctacaattcaagatgagatttgggtggggacacagccaaaccatatcactctgcTACCTCTCATAAGAATTACAGTCTATGGAAAGGGGACTTTCTTTTCCAGGCAGGAGCCTACTAACCTTGGCAGCCAGGTTTTGGGATCTCAAGCCCAACCCTATGAGGCTGATCACTTGTCTGTACTCCCTGCAGGAGCAATCCTCAGGGGATGCAAGGAAGCTGAAAATGGGCTTGCCTGAATCTTCCTGCTAAACCCAGCTCTGAATCTAATTGAACGTGTGTGTTGGAGGTCTCTGAGGCCACCTGCAGGCTTTCACAGGACTCAGCATAGCTGTTACACTTGTGGTTACAGTTTATTACATGAAAGGCAACGGGATGAAATCAGCAAGGGAAAAAGGCACAGGGTGGAGTCCAGGAGAAACCAGGCACAAACTTCCAGTTGTCTTCACTGAGTGGATTCACACAGACAGTGCTTAATTCTCTCAGCACCAGTGTGTGACAGCACGTGTGAAGTGCTGCCAACCAGGGAAGCCCCCCTAAGCCttggtgtccagagtttttactgGGGATCAATTACATAGTCATGCAGTACCCATATAACAGAGCTTAGCTGCTCAGTCTCCAGTCCCAAGAAGTCAAACTAATAGATGCATCCCAAGGTCTTgagccacaaagatactcttacTGGGTAGGACACTCAAGGGCCTGGATGCATACCCCAGAAGCCAGTGAGGCCCAGTCCTGAAGACCCTTGGAATATGCAGGGCTTGGGTAACTAAGTCCTCCTGGGCTAACCCTTTACTAAAACAGTCATTAGCACTTACTACATGTCACCTTTTATTgtaatctacatttttatcatTGTGGTATTAAAATTTATGATAAGAAATGGATTTGGTCTCTGTCCAGTTTCTGGCACAGAACTCGTAAAAACCCTTggaggccggacgcagtggctcacacctgtaatcccagcactttgggaggctgagccaggtggattacttgaggtcaggcagGAGTTCGAacccagcctgactaacatggtgaaaccccgtttctagtaaaaaaaatactaataataatacaaaattaggcaggcgcggtagtgcatgcctgtaatcccagctacttgggaggctgaggcaggataattgcttgaacccagaaggcggaggttgcagtgagtcgagatcatgccattgcactccagcctgggcaacaagaccgaaattccatctcaaaaaaataaaacaaaaccctcGGAATTTCCAAAGCGTTAAGAAGTGTAGAGTGAAAGGAGCACTGTTTATTATTCCTAATGAGACTTCTTCAACCACAGCTGAGTTTATGTTAATGAGGTCACTGTTGGAAAGCCCATGAGGAGGGCTGacttgttgtgggaggggccgACAATGTGATTAGAACGTTGGATCTTTTAGCTCCACATGTGAcctctggggagaggagagggactgGGTGGAGGTTGAGTTAATCAGTAACGGCCAGTGTTTCAGTCCATCGTGCCTACGCAGTGAAGCCTTCATAAAAACCCCTAACTAAAGGGTTTGGGAGAGCTTCCAGGTTGGCGAACACATGGAGGAACTGGGAGGGGGAACCAGGAGGAGAGACCATGGAAGCTCCACGCCCCTTTACTCACACTTTTCCCTAtgtcttccatctggctgttcctgagttgtatccttttaTAACAAACTGATAATCTAGTAAGTAAACTATTTTCCTGAGATGTGCGAAttgttctagcaaattatcaaacccaAGGAAGGAGTGGTAGGAACCCCCAGTTTATAGCAGATGCACAGGTCACACCACTGGATATGTGACTAGCATCTGAAGTGGGGTACAGTCTTGCAGAACTGAGTCCTTCACCTCTGGAATTTGATGCTAACTCCAGGTAGATAGTATCAGAATCTATTGAATtgaactgggcacagtggttcacacctgtaatcccagcacttttggaggccaaggcgggtggatcacttgagatcaggagtccaagaccaaccttgccaacatggcgaaaccccgtctctaacaaaaatacaaaaattagccgggcctggtggcacgtacctgtagtcccagctacttgggaagctgaggcaagagaatcgctcgaacctgggaggtggcggttgcagtgagccgagattgtgcaactgcactgcagcctgggcgacagagcgagacgccgtctcaagaaaagaaaaaaaaataatctatTGAATTTTAAGGCACCCAACTGATGTCCACCAAATAACTGAATTAATTGTGTGGGGAAAACCCTATACAATCTTGTGTCAGAATGGAGAATCACagtagaggagagagaaaagtgagTTTTTCCTTTCAACCACGTAAATTGTGTCTCCCCAACAAGAGTGGAGGGCACCAACTTTGTCATATACCTATTGGTATACTGGGGGTTTACAGAGTCCCATGTATTAGTAGATGCCcgataaaacatttattttttcttatcatgTCAGTGACACTTGCTCTGGCTGTTATTGACCTAGGATGTCCTTCCAGCTTCCATTAGTTGTTATTCATCCAATCCATTCATCTAACAATATCCCAATCAAGTCCTACCTCCTCATGAGATGCTCCCCATCTCTTCCGGCCCACTTTGaggtatttcttttctaaattcctGGCACATTTTCTGTTTATACATTCTGACTTCTATCACATTCAGCCTTAAAATGTTACTTAAGTGTTTTATGTGACTAAGGCTTGTCTCCCGACTAAGGCTTGTCTCCTGTGTCTGGAGAAAACAGGCTGATTCATACCTGTTTTTGTACTCCCTTTCACGGCCAGCTCAGGGCCTtaatgtagtaggtgctcaataaatataagaTGGCCAATGAAGGGAGATATACCCTTCCCCTCCggggctttctctctctctctttctctctctctttctctgtactGAGGCCAGCCCATTGCTTCATAAATAAGCgaagaaagtgctttgtaaataaattaattgtaGCAATGAATAATCAGCACAAGATTTTTGCAAAGACTAAAGTTTTATTCcaatcaggattttttttcctttggaagacATATCTCTGAGCCCTCTGAGAGGAGGACAGCCTCATTGATGCCTTCAGTGATGTAATTTATGTTGTTGGCATTGATGCAGCTGAAGTTAATCTGACTGTTCTTGGGGATGTAGATGTGCTTCTTCCTGACCAGGTATTCCACCTGCTGGGCTAAAATCACGACAAGGTCTCAGATCCTGAGACTGGCCATCTCGAATTCTCCTCTAGCCCAGGCtggtttcttttctcattttctattgattgattgattgattgagatggagttttgatcttgttgcccaggctggagtgcaatggcacagtgtcggctcactgcaactttcgcctcccaggttcaagtgattctcctgcctcagcctcccaagtagctaggattacgggatgcaccaccatgcccggctactttttcttttttgttcttttggcaaagacagggtttcaccatgttggccagcctggtctcgaactcctgacctcaggggatccacccacctcggcctcccaaagtgctgagattacaggcatgagccactgcaccaggcacCCAGGCTGCTTTGTGAAGGACAGGGAGTGTCGGTACTTCTGGGGGTCCAGAGGTGTCTTTAAAGCAGCCCGTTTTCCAGAGGACAGAATCAAAATCTGGAGTGAGGCTAGGAACTGGTCACCTAGTCAGTGAAGTTTAATGCTCAAATACAGGCCAAAGGTCAGAAAGGGGGACACCTGCCCCCAGACCCTTACAGTTGAGTCCAAGATAGCCATGGGTCCCACTCTGCTCAGTGATGTGACCCCAGGACCCAGGGGTTCCCAGGAGCCGgagtttctccttcactttttccTTGGTTAGCATGATGTTCTCTACAACTTCTTTTAGACTCTGCTTCCTACCAAGGAAGGACAATGAGAAAGGAGGGCGTGAGGACTCCCTTGCCCTCAAACCTCCCTCATTGCCAGTCCACTCTTTTTACCTTCAAAGGTCCCCAACAGAGTGCCTGAGGCTCTGGGATGGTTATGAGTGGGAGGGAGATTTGATCCCTTATTAATTTAAGCAAGCCAAGGAGGCTCCCAGGCAGATTTTGCCAGAGTTGCAAGCCCCTGATGCTGTCTAATCTCCCCGAGCAACCTGGAAGAGTTCAGATAACATTGGCCTGGGTGCAAAACAAATGTCCTATCACTCTGTCCCCTAAGGCAACCCTTGGTATAGGCACCGCCATTGGTATACATCAGGTCCTCAGTAAAtgttgatgaatgaatggagtAAAAAGTTCACATGGGCAGGAGAGAAGCACCCTGCTGAATCCTGTGGATCAGCAGGTCTGCAGGCACCCAGGGCCCCTCCTATCCCTTCCTGCTCCAGCCTTCACCCTTACCATTCTGCCAGCAGAGCAGGGTTGCAGAGGATGGAGGTGATTATGCGTGCACCCGTGTTGGGAGGATTTAGCCACAGGGCCTCAGCTAATCCCTTCAGCTGGGAGAGGACACCCAGCAGCTGCTGGTTGTTGACTGCCACCACCACTAGGATCCCCACTCCTTCATCTGCAGTGTTGGGAagacagcctcagcctcagcccctTCCTCCACTCCTAAGGCCTTCACCTAGATCTCAACCTCCAACCTCGCAGAAAAAAGGGTTGAGCCACCCTCATCGCAGCCCAGCCAGGGTGCTATTCAGGCTCTGGGAAGTTGCCAGAGGCTCTCCTTCCAGCAAAAGTACCCATAAGTCAGAGTCTTACAGGAGGAAGGAACTTGAAAAATCACTAAGTTCTActcttctgttttttcctttcctttttttcttttaagggactatctctctgtctgtcacccaggctagagtgcaatggtggaatcatagctcactgcaacttcaacctcctgggcttaagcagtcctcctgcctcagccccccgggtagctaggactaccagtgtgtaccactatgcccaactgatttctttaattgtttgtagagacagggtctcggtgtgttgcccaggctggtcttgaattcctggcttcaagtgatcacctaacctcgacctcccaaaggaGGGACTGGGAAGTGtcaactgggattacaagtgtcacCCACCATGCCAGCCCCACCCTCTCATcttatagttgaggaaacagaggcctgaGGGGGTGAAATGATCTAAGTCAAGTTGGGTTGGGTGGCTAGATTGAGTAACAGAACAAAATTCTAGCTCAGTGCTCCCCACTTCTGCCTCTATAGTGCTCTCCCTGGAGTCCTTGGCTCCCTCCTAAGGAGGAGATATCAAAAACATCACTGCTGTGAGCCCGGCCTCACTTCAGCAATAGACCCTCCCTTCTTCTGCCTGTACCATACCATAAATGCCAAAATTCTTGGACAGAGACTGGCTGCAGAAGAACTCAAAGCCTTGAGACACAAAGTATTGTAAGATTCTAGTATCTTCTTCCAAGTCACCGGTGTATAAACCTTGACAGGGAATATCAAAAAATGGGAATATCTGCTTGCTCTGTAGgagaaaggagaacaaaaaaagaatgagatggatGGAGGAGAGAGCAGAGAGTCAAAGACAGGAAGGCTGGGCGGGAGATTGGGTTTACCTTTATCATGGACACCAACTTTGCCCACCCAGTTGGTGTCAACTTGCAGTCGATAATGTTCCCAATCACAAGGACACAGCCATGTGGGATCTGCTGCAAGTACAGACAGTCTCATCAGGCTTCACCTTTACCCAGGAGTGGCGGCCCCAGGGCATTTGGGGGTGAAGTCCTCCTCCATGTTAGTTACCATTGAAGGGCCAGGCAAATTCAAACCTGGAAAAGGTCTTGGATGACTTAAGAggtgtggggaggagaggaaCATTAGGCTGTAAGTCAGCTCTGGGGAGGAGTTTCTGAGCAGGGCCCCTCTACCTCCACCACATTGAGGAGTATGTCGGGGTCCACGCATAGCTTCTTGGGGTCCCAGATGGAGTATTCACAAACTGTAAAGCCCATGTCCTGGAAGACGAGTCCATGCAGTTCTGTGGGAACATAGCCCCCCCCCCCACTAACTGGTACATGGGAAACAGAGAGACGGAGGCAGAGGTACTGGAGTGTGAGGCTGAGAGTCACTGGCTGAAGGTGGGACATTAACAGGAAAAGGACATAAATAGCTTGGCTTGTCCGCCATTTTGCTCATGACAGAGAATGAGGGATAACAGTGAAGATGGCAAATGGGATGAGGATTAGGAACAGGGGATGGGGATTTGCTGTCACCCTCATCTTGGGTAAGACTAACCTTTTTGAGAAGAGATGATGTAAACTATACGAGCATCCTTATGCCAAGCTCTGAGAAACTGGACCCCAAGCTGGAAGGCACCACTGTCACCAACAGTATGTACACCCGCTACCTGCCATCAAGAAATAGACAGAaataggcctggcgcggtggctcacacctgtaattccagcactttgggaggccgaggtgggcagatcacctgaggtcaggagtttgagaccagcctggccaacatggtgaaaccccgtctgtactaaaaatacaaaaattagccagatgtggtggcacgcacctgtaatcccagctactcaagaggctgaggcaggagaatcacttgaacctgggaggcagaggttgcagtgagcggagattaggccactgcactccagtctgggtgacagagtgagactccatctcaaaaaaataataagtaaataaacattaaaaaataaaaagaaatagaaataacacTCTAAAACAGtaatggaggccaggcacggtggctcatgcctgtaatcccagcactttgggaggacaaggtgggtgaatcccctgaggccaggagtttgagaccagcctggccaacatggtgaaaccctgtctctacaaaaaatacaaaaactagccaggcgtggtggcacacgcctgtgattccagctacacaggaggatgcagcacgagaattgcttgaacctgggaggtggaggttgcagtgagccgagatggcaccactgcactctagcctgagtgacagagtgagactctgtctcaaaatatatatataatacattgaaaaataaaacagtaacgGGAATACTAACACCACCTCCAATTCAGATCATTCGTATCTCAAAAGAGCTTTCAAATCAGCAGTGTGAGGAGGGAATACCTGGACTAGGATTCCGATCCTGACTCTATGGCTAAAGCTGTggactctctgagcctcaggtatCTCCTTTATCAATACCAGGGTGCCCTCCAAGGTCCCTTTCAGGTTTAAGGTTGTGCAGACCCAGAGCCCCACTCTCTGTGTCAGGATGAGCCAGGGGAGGGCCCGCCTTCTCACCCGGTTCTCCACAATGGCTTGGCTGTGCTTTCCAAAGAGGAGTTCTAGAGAGGCCTGGATGAATGATTTCAGGCCCATGGTGGGCAAGTACTCATAATCCAGGGAGGGATCCTGTGAAATCTGTAGTCGGGTCTTCTGCACCACGAGAGAAATCCAGGGATGGCCTTCATTTGTCATGCAGACTGTGAGGAAAACCACAGAGGAAGCTCCAGATGCCTGGTTTGGGCCCCTGGGGCTGAGCTCTGCAGACAGCCCGCAAAAAAGTCTGTCCTGGACTCTGTGGGGCTGTGGGAAGGTGCCTGTGAAAACAcaactttcccttttcttttctgcttgatGAAAACAATATGCTGTTAGTGAACGTgtatcatttttgtctttttaaaaaagacaaatgaaacctatgtcattttaaaagttaaaaattatacaaGCCCGGGatcagtggctcaagcctataatcccagcacttcgggaggctaaggtgggtgaatcacttgagttcaggagttcaagaccagcctgggcaacatgatgaaaccctgtctctataaaaacatacaaaacagccagacatggtggccagcgcctgtagtcccagctactcaggtgcctgaggcaggaggatggtttgagcccaggaggcaaagggtggcagtgagctgagatcttgccactgcacttctccctgagcaacagagtgagaccccatctccaaaaacaaacaataataataataataataatatgcaaaATGAGAGTTATAGGTAGATGAAGCTAAATAAAGCTAACCCTGACTTTCACAGCGGGGAGCCCCAGTTGCATATCAGAAGGCTCAATTTGGAGAACCATTCTTGGTTCaagaacaggaagagaaagagaggaagaggaggtaaGAGGCTGAAGAAGTGTGGGATGGCCTTGCAGGCCCCCAAGCATAGAGTTGTGGAAGAGGACATAGCTCTCACCAAATCCCTAGAAGCCCCCAGAGAAGGGCAGAGAGCATGGAATGACCTGGGACCTTATCTGCACTTTTCCCCACTGGGTAATTCTGTTAATAAGAAAAGATCTCTCCACCCGCAGAAGCTTGGGCCGCACCTCTCCCCCTGCAGCAGGGAACACTGTCCTCCTAGAGCCAGTTACCATCACTTAAGTCTTATACTTCAGAACTGCTAGGCATCTACCTCTATAGGCTAAGAACATCTTGTTTGGGCAATCATCTTGTTTGTAGGTCTTTAACAAGCTGCCCTCTAGCTTGTGAGCAAGGGGCACATCCATGAACACTGAAAGGGTGGGCATAACTGAGATGAAACTGGGGCCAAGACTATGTGTCTCTGCTCCTGTGTTCCGTTTCTGCCCAGAAGTCTTCCTCCAAGGCTGGGCCGGGCAGTCCTGCCTCTTCCTGGAACCTTAGCAACTCCAATGCAGAGGCGCTGGACAACTGGTTGCCAGGACAACAGAACCTCATAATCTTTGTGGTGGCGATCCACAGGGGCCACGGGACCATTCCAGGGTACTTGAGGAGAACCCCCTGAGAGAGTGGGCAGGGCAGGATAACAATCTCCAGAATTCCCAAGCACGTTTCCCTCACTCAATGCCTTCTCTTCTCTAGCACCAAGTGGCTCAATCCAAAATAACAAGCCAACTGCTTCAACAACAGGGCAAGGATAATGGGAGATTACTTAACAGATATGATGTACATTATCGGGGTTatggataccctaaaagccctgacttcaccactatgtgatgtatgcatctaacaaaattacacttgtactccacacatttatacaaattaaaaataaaagacatagggCAAGGCAGGCAGCCAATAAGCCAGGCAGGGCTTCCCGTGCAGAAGTGAAAACCCCAGATCACACAGCAATGCAAGTCGAGGCGTTAATTTCCATTTCGCAAAATGCCCCAGatttaaaaaggaatagaaagCAAGAACTGTTTTCTTCCACAGTTGTTTTAATAAAGAATCCTATTATGAGAAGTAATGTAACTGGCAGTTCACTAAGCTAGTCCCATTTCAGTTATCTAGAGCCAAGACTTCTATATACATTtgttaagtttctttttcttttctttctttctttctttctttcttttttttttttttttttgagatggagtctcgctttgtcgctaGTCTGGAGCTCcttgcctcaggtgatctgcctgccttggccgcccaaagtgttgggattacaggcatgagccaccacacctggccatttgtTAAGTTTCAATGATAGCCAACTAGTAAGTATAGATAGCAGAGGCTAAGGGGAGAAAAGAGCCAGCCTCTGTAGAGTCAGTCTGCACActgcttgctttctttcccttttgatGTTTAacgactctttttttttgagacggaatctcactcttgctgcccaggctggagtgcagtagtgtgatatcagctcactgcaaactctgcctcccaggttcaagagattctcctgcctcagcctcccaagtagctgggattacaggcatgcgccaccaacgcccagctaattttgtatttttagtagagagaaggggtttctccatgttggccaggctggtcttgaactcccgacctcaggtgatctgcccgcctcggcctcccaaagtgctgggattacaggcatgagtcactgcgcctggcttttgtgtgtgtgtgtatttttagtagagacatggtttcaccacgttggccagactggtctcgaactcctgacctcaagtgatctgcctgcctcaccctcccaaagtgttaggattagagatgtgagccaccacgcccagcctgatgtTAAATAACTCTTTAAATGATTGTTGCAAACACTGTTGATGTCTCACCCAGAAGGCCTTCACCACCACCAATGTGTCCTGCCCCAGCTGCTGCTTCGCGGGTGGACAAGGCTTAGATGCCTACGTTCTCTGGAGAACTGCGCTTGGCTGGCAGGAGTCAGCTAGCCTAGAGACCACCTGGAGGTTTCACCCCCACCGACAGGGGTAGCCAATGACTGCCTGATTTAGGCATACAAAGGGTCAGCCacagtcaggcatggtagctcacacctgcaatcctagcgctttgggagactgaggcgggaggaccacttgagcccaagagttcaagaccagtctgaacaacataGAGACACCCCTCATCTccacagaaagtttaaaaattagttgggcgtggtggtactgcagtgagctatgatcatggctctgcactccagccttgttgacagagtgagatcctgtctttaaaaaagaaaaaagtccgggcatggtggctcacgcctgtaatcccagcactttggaaggccgagacgggcagatcaccaggacaggagattgagaccattctggctaacaggtgaaaccctgtctctactgaaaacacacacaaaaaattaactaggcatggtggcgggcgcctgtagggagggaggctgagacaggagaactgctggaacatgggaggcagaggttgccgtgagccaagatctctctactacactccagcctgggtgacagagtgagactccatctcaaaataaataaataaataaataaataacaaaaaataaaaataaatggccgggcgtggtggctcacacctgtaatcctagcactttggaaggccaaggcgggcagatcacctgagattaggagttcgagggcagtctggccaacatagtgaaaccctgtctctacaaaaaatacaaaagctagccaggtatggtggcacactcctgtagtcccacctactcaggaggctgaggcaggagaatcgcttgaacccaggaggcggaggttgcaatgagctgagatcgcaccactgcactctagcctgggtgacagagctagagtctcaaaaaaaaaaaaaagaaagaaagaaagaaagaaagaaaaagaaaaatggccaaCTTCCTTGTCTTGGTTCACCTCTGTTGCTCAGTCTACACTTCAGGGCCCATTCCCCAACCAGGCAAAGCCTAGACTTGACCTGAGGCCACATCCTTGCTTGGTTCGTTCCCCTTCACAATCCtgcttccctcactcccttccagGTTCTTCCTGAAGGGCACTCCTTCCCTAAGTCACATGCCCCAGAACCCCTGTCTCAGGCTATGCTTCCAGGGAACATGTTTTGAGGCAAATGATTATGAAAGTAGTCCATATTATTGTAGAAAACTCAAAAGCatcaaaaaattataatgaagcaCACAAATTCCCTACAACCAATCCATTACCTCAGTCCGGGTGCACCTCCATCTGGTTTCTGTTCTTTGACACTTGTATTTTAAGGTAATTGCTATCAACATTTAAGTGTCATTTTCATCATACTTTCTTCACTTAACATTTcagctggctgggcgtggtggctcaagcctgtaatcccagcactttgggaggccaagacgggtggatcacgaggtcaggagatcaagaccatcctggctaacgcagtgaaaccccgtctctactaaaaaatacaaaaaactagccgggcgaggtggcgggcgcctgtagtcccagctactcgggaggctgaggcaggagaatggcgtaaacccgggaggcggagcttgcagtgagctgagatccggccactgcactccagcc
This region includes:
- the GOT1L1 gene encoding putative aspartate aminotransferase, cytoplasmic 2 — its product is MPTLSVFMDVPLAHKLEGSLLKTYKQDDCPNKMFLAYRVCMTNEGHPWISLVVQKTRLQISQDPSLDYEYLPTMGLKSFIQASLELLFGKHSQAIVENRVAGVHTVGDSGAFQLGVQFLRAWHKDARIVYIISSQKELHGLVFQDMGFTVCEYSIWDPKKLCVDPDILLNVVEQIPHGCVLVIGNIIDCKLTPTGWAKLVSMIKSKQIFPFFDIPCQGLYTGDLEEDTRILQYFVSQGFEFFCSQSLSKNFGIYDEGVGILVVVAVNNQQLLGVLSQLKGLAEALWLNPPNTGARIITSILCNPALLAEWKQSLKEVVENIMLTKEKVKEKLRLLGTPGSWGHITEQSGTHGYLGLNSQQVEYLVRKKHIYIPKNSQINFSCINANNINYITEGINEAVLLSEGSEICLPKEKKS